A genomic stretch from Chloroflexaceae bacterium includes:
- the asnB gene encoding asparagine synthase (glutamine-hydrolyzing) yields MCGIVGTVNWGDAETLSAMNTLMAHRGPDDAGQWQHFAADGAFIGLGSRRLAIIDLSPAGHMPMCNEDGMVWIVFNGEIYNFAPIRAELCRKGHVFRSNTDTEVIIHLYEEEGPDCVRRLNGMFAFAICDLRGADPLLMLARDHFGIKPLYYTQRGDRLAFASEVKSLLQLPEMSVGIDLEALHQYLTFLWVPDPLTLFRGVYKLPAGHYALFRKGQFGIVRYWDVRFPDRGVAYRLSEGEVIEELRAHFRQAVRSQLISDVPLGAFLSSGLDSSSIVAMMAEVAAEPVRTFTITFPPHYRIGELTLDDPQVAAFVARAFGCNHREIVVEPDVVDLLPRLVWHLDEPVGDPAIIMAYLVSREARRDVKVLLSGVGGDELFAGYRRHYAHHWAQAYRRLPALLRRRLVEPVVYTLPTLRGSALKGWMRLAKKMVRSASLSPQEAFLMNNTFLNDAEKAELYCEAMQAQVANYEPLSTHKAQLGRVANADLLNQFLYLEMKTFMVSLNLTYSDKMSMASSVEVRVPFLDRELVEFVVRNVPPSLKVKGQLRPTTKYIFRQAMRGILPACVLDRPKTSFGAPADYWLSNDLREMVDDLLSEERVRRRGFFEPKAVQKLIREHRNAQQDWSLQIWQLLTLELWMQQFVDVRRTLCPISIPRCA; encoded by the coding sequence ATGTGTGGCATTGTCGGCACTGTTAACTGGGGGGACGCTGAGACGCTCTCAGCAATGAACACACTAATGGCTCATCGCGGCCCCGACGATGCGGGCCAGTGGCAGCACTTTGCCGCGGACGGCGCCTTCATCGGCCTCGGCAGCCGCCGGCTGGCGATCATTGATCTTTCGCCCGCCGGGCATATGCCGATGTGCAACGAGGATGGGATGGTCTGGATCGTCTTTAACGGCGAGATCTACAACTTCGCCCCGATCCGCGCCGAACTATGCCGCAAGGGCCACGTGTTTCGCTCCAATACCGATACTGAGGTCATCATTCACCTGTATGAGGAAGAGGGCCCCGACTGCGTCAGGCGTTTGAACGGTATGTTCGCCTTTGCCATCTGCGACCTGCGCGGGGCGGATCCGCTGCTGATGCTGGCCCGCGATCACTTCGGAATCAAGCCGCTCTACTACACGCAGCGCGGTGACCGGCTTGCCTTTGCCTCGGAGGTGAAATCGTTGCTTCAACTGCCTGAGATGAGCGTCGGCATAGATTTGGAGGCCCTGCACCAGTACCTTACCTTCCTCTGGGTGCCCGATCCGCTGACCCTGTTCCGAGGAGTCTACAAACTGCCCGCTGGCCACTACGCCCTATTTCGTAAGGGGCAGTTCGGGATCGTGCGCTACTGGGACGTGCGCTTCCCTGATCGTGGCGTAGCCTACAGGCTCTCTGAGGGTGAGGTGATCGAGGAGCTCCGCGCCCACTTCCGCCAGGCCGTTCGCTCGCAGTTGATCAGTGATGTGCCGCTTGGCGCGTTCCTAAGCAGCGGGCTCGACTCGAGCAGCATCGTGGCAATGATGGCGGAGGTCGCAGCAGAGCCCGTGAGAACCTTCACCATCACCTTTCCGCCTCACTACCGCATCGGCGAGTTGACCCTCGACGACCCGCAGGTTGCGGCGTTTGTGGCCCGCGCCTTCGGCTGCAACCATCGCGAGATCGTCGTCGAGCCCGATGTAGTGGACCTGCTGCCCCGCCTGGTATGGCACCTGGACGAGCCGGTCGGCGATCCCGCAATCATTATGGCCTACCTGGTCTCGCGTGAGGCCCGGCGCGATGTCAAAGTTCTGCTTTCCGGAGTGGGCGGCGACGAACTGTTTGCAGGCTACCGGCGCCATTACGCCCATCACTGGGCACAGGCTTACCGGCGGCTGCCGGCGCTGCTGCGTCGGAGGTTGGTCGAGCCCGTGGTTTACACGCTCCCTACCCTGCGCGGCTCAGCCTTGAAGGGGTGGATGCGGCTGGCGAAAAAGATGGTGCGCAGCGCATCCCTCTCGCCACAGGAAGCATTCCTAATGAACAACACGTTCTTGAATGATGCAGAAAAAGCAGAGCTGTATTGCGAAGCTATGCAGGCGCAGGTCGCGAACTATGAACCATTGAGTACGCATAAGGCACAACTTGGCCGGGTGGCTAACGCCGATTTGCTCAATCAGTTTCTCTACCTCGAGATGAAGACCTTTATGGTCAGCCTTAATCTAACCTATAGCGACAAGATGAGCATGGCCTCCTCGGTGGAGGTGCGCGTTCCGTTCCTCGACCGCGAGCTGGTCGAGTTTGTTGTGCGCAACGTCCCGCCCTCGCTCAAAGTGAAAGGTCAGCTCCGGCCCACAACGAAGTACATCTTCCGCCAGGCTATGCGCGGCATCCTGCCAGCCTGCGTTCTAGACCGACCCAAGACCTCGTTTGGCGCCCCGGCCGACTATTGGCTGAGCAACGATCTGCGGGAGATGGTTGACGACTTGCTCTCGGAGGAGCGTGTCCGCCGGCGAGGCTTCTTCGAACCAAAGGCTGTCCAGAAGCTGATTCGCGAACACCGCAATGCCCAGCAGGACTGGTCGCTACAGATCTGGCAACTTTTAACCCTTGAGCTCTGGATGCAGCAGTTCGTTGACGTTCGACGAACGTTATGCCCAATCTCCATACCACGGTGCGCCTAA
- a CDS encoding glycosyltransferase, with amino-acid sequence MVEAAGRHTTPRILIVLEYYLPGFKSGGPIRSIANLVERLGDQFDFYILARDRDAGDRQPYPDVQCNAWVQVGKGKVYYASPDRLSFRHLLALVGEVRPAIIYLNSFFAPLARRFLVLRRLGLLPGSQVILAPRGEFSPGALKIRTRKKQLYINLSLHAGLANQVIWQASTPLEQEDIRRIIGERAQIRIASNMTPAAEVLAPKISRISKRAGNVRFVFLSRLVPKKNLKQAIAMLAPLQGEISLDVYGPIEEKDLAYWHECQALIARSPKHVSITYHGELAHSEVVSTLAQSHFFLFPTLGENFGHVILEALLAGCPVLLSDQTPWFTFADRPIGWGIPLDDEMAWRTTLQHCVDMDDKAYQQHSESARAFAMTFANNPAAIRENVELFASALGLPHAQQQRSLARP; translated from the coding sequence ATGGTCGAAGCGGCTGGCCGGCACACCACCCCAAGGATACTGATCGTCCTCGAATACTATTTGCCCGGATTCAAGTCAGGCGGACCCATTCGCTCGATCGCCAACCTCGTCGAGCGCCTGGGCGACCAGTTCGACTTCTACATTCTGGCGAGGGACCGGGACGCTGGCGACAGGCAACCCTACCCGGATGTGCAATGCAACGCCTGGGTACAGGTAGGCAAGGGCAAGGTGTACTACGCCTCGCCCGATCGGCTCTCGTTCCGTCACCTGCTGGCACTTGTCGGAGAGGTGCGCCCGGCCATTATCTACCTGAACAGCTTTTTCGCTCCGCTGGCGCGCAGGTTCCTCGTCCTCCGGCGACTGGGGCTCCTACCCGGCTCACAGGTCATCCTCGCGCCGCGAGGCGAGTTTTCGCCTGGCGCGCTCAAAATCCGGACGCGCAAGAAACAGCTCTATATCAACCTTTCGCTTCACGCCGGCCTGGCCAACCAGGTGATCTGGCAGGCTTCCACGCCGCTTGAGCAGGAGGATATTCGGCGCATCATCGGAGAACGCGCTCAGATACGCATCGCCTCGAATATGACCCCCGCGGCAGAGGTGCTAGCTCCAAAGATTTCCCGGATCTCAAAACGAGCCGGCAATGTACGTTTTGTATTTCTGTCACGGCTGGTGCCGAAGAAGAACCTCAAACAGGCAATTGCCATGCTCGCGCCGCTACAGGGCGAGATCTCGCTCGATGTCTATGGTCCCATTGAAGAGAAAGATCTAGCCTATTGGCACGAGTGTCAGGCATTGATAGCCCGGTCCCCAAAGCACGTTTCCATAACCTACCACGGAGAATTGGCGCACTCGGAGGTGGTGAGCACCCTGGCGCAAAGCCACTTCTTCCTCTTTCCGACCCTCGGCGAAAACTTCGGACACGTCATTCTTGAAGCGCTGCTCGCTGGCTGCCCGGTATTGTTGAGCGACCAGACGCCCTGGTTTACGTTCGCCGATCGGCCAATCGGCTGGGGTATTCCGCTCGATGACGAAATGGCCTGGAGAACCACGCTGCAGCACTGTGTTGACATGGACGATAAGGCCTACCAGCAGCATTCCGAGTCAGCCAGGGCCTTCGCTATGACCTTCGCCAATAACCCGGCGGCGATCCGGGAAAACGTGGAACTGTTTGCGAGCGCGCTGGGCTTGCCGCACGCGCAGCAACAGCGATCGCTGGCGCGTCCTTGA
- the asnB gene encoding asparagine synthase (glutamine-hydrolyzing), whose protein sequence is MCGIAGLLFTGLWSESLLARLQAMTDAQRHRGPDDQGVELLRAADPAVGFGHRRLAIIDLSPAGHQPMADPDRNTWITFNGEIYNFRALRRELEALGQRFRSQSDTEVILKAYAAWGPDAVARLRGIFAFAIWDEREQTLLLARDQLGVKPLYVWQGQGLLLFASEVRALLASGLVPRRLDAAGLQSYLAYGAVQEPFTLVESVRSLPPGHMALWRAGALTTRRYWQLPAPDQVLPLAPPDVYAQIAQQLREAVGLQLVADVPLGAFLSGGIDSTAIAALMRQSGGASVRTFSVIFDEKEYDERAYARIAARHIGAEHHELLLRGDEVRRALPEVLAAFDQPSIDGVNTYFVSKVTREAGLTVALSGLGGDELFGGYEGYRKPLLLERWGAPKRWLPPAVRRGTATLMERAPGSPMVQRAGAFLRAERHPYFASRQIFTERQIAALVAPELLDRAAGWEERCFGELEVETRAYDPINRASALEMRTYMLSMLLRDADQMSMAHALELRVPLIDHVLVERVFALPGALKVDPAQPKPLLTRALDGALPLACVNRPKHGFTLPFAVWLRESLRAEMRAVLCDDASRGSGPFRGEGLANLWQSFERGQIGWSRVWGIYVLHDWLQRQNIVA, encoded by the coding sequence ATGTGCGGCATCGCCGGATTGCTTTTCACCGGGTTATGGTCGGAGTCTCTCCTGGCCCGGCTGCAGGCCATGACCGATGCGCAGCGCCATCGCGGCCCCGACGACCAGGGTGTCGAGTTGCTCCGGGCAGCCGATCCGGCGGTCGGCTTCGGTCATCGCCGGCTGGCGATCATTGATCTCTCGCCCGCCGGCCACCAACCGATGGCTGATCCGGACCGTAACACCTGGATCACCTTCAATGGCGAGATCTACAACTTCCGCGCGTTGCGCCGGGAACTGGAGGCGCTCGGCCAGCGTTTCCGCAGCCAGAGCGATACGGAGGTCATTCTCAAAGCCTATGCCGCCTGGGGTCCCGACGCAGTGGCCCGTCTGCGCGGCATCTTCGCCTTCGCGATCTGGGACGAACGGGAGCAGACGCTGCTGCTGGCCCGCGACCAGTTGGGGGTGAAGCCGCTCTACGTCTGGCAGGGGCAGGGCCTGCTGCTCTTTGCTTCCGAGGTGCGCGCCCTGCTCGCGTCCGGGCTGGTTCCCCGCCGCCTGGATGCCGCCGGCCTGCAGTCGTACCTGGCCTATGGAGCGGTTCAGGAGCCGTTTACCCTCGTGGAGAGCGTCAGGTCCCTGCCGCCGGGGCATATGGCGCTCTGGCGGGCGGGCGCGCTCACAACCCGGCGCTACTGGCAACTGCCCGCTCCCGACCAGGTCCTGCCGCTGGCGCCGCCGGATGTATATGCGCAGATCGCCCAGCAACTCCGTGAAGCCGTGGGTTTGCAACTCGTGGCCGATGTGCCGCTCGGCGCCTTTCTCAGCGGCGGCATCGACAGCACCGCCATCGCTGCGCTTATGCGCCAGTCCGGCGGCGCCTCGGTCAGGACCTTCAGCGTCATCTTCGATGAGAAGGAGTACGATGAACGCGCCTATGCCCGGATCGCGGCTCGCCATATCGGCGCCGAGCATCACGAGTTGCTGCTGCGCGGCGATGAGGTGCGCCGAGCATTGCCAGAGGTGCTTGCCGCGTTCGACCAGCCCAGCATTGACGGGGTGAATACCTACTTCGTCTCGAAGGTGACCCGCGAAGCCGGCCTGACCGTCGCGCTCTCGGGGCTGGGCGGCGATGAGCTCTTTGGCGGCTATGAGGGCTACCGCAAACCCCTGCTGCTGGAACGCTGGGGCGCGCCGAAACGCTGGCTTCCCCCGGCTGTGCGGCGCGGAACGGCAACCCTGATGGAACGGGCGCCCGGCAGCCCGATGGTCCAGCGGGCGGGCGCGTTTCTACGCGCGGAGCGGCACCCGTACTTCGCGTCGCGCCAGATTTTCACGGAGCGCCAGATCGCCGCCCTGGTCGCGCCTGAGCTCCTGGACAGGGCGGCCGGATGGGAGGAGCGGTGCTTCGGCGAGCTGGAGGTCGAAACCAGGGCCTACGATCCGATCAACCGCGCCTCCGCCCTTGAAATGCGGACCTACATGCTCAGCATGCTTCTGCGTGACGCCGACCAGATGAGCATGGCCCACGCCCTGGAGTTGCGCGTCCCGCTGATCGACCACGTGCTGGTCGAGCGGGTCTTCGCGCTGCCGGGGGCGCTCAAAGTTGACCCGGCACAGCCCAAGCCGCTGCTTACCCGGGCGCTGGACGGCGCCCTGCCGCTGGCGTGTGTCAACCGGCCAAAGCACGGCTTCACTTTGCCGTTCGCGGTCTGGCTGCGCGAAAGCCTGCGTGCGGAGATGCGCGCGGTTCTGTGCGACGATGCCTCGCGGGGGAGCGGCCCGTTTCGCGGGGAAGGGCTGGCCAACCTCTGGCAGAGCTTCGAGCGCGGGCAGATTGGCTGGAGTCGCGTGTGGGGGATCTACGTTCTGCACGACTGGCTACAGCGGCAGAACATAGTTGCGTAA
- a CDS encoding glycosyltransferase yields MSSVAQFLHQVLERSGRYRPAIVSLATSSRDPNSVRLVAPGSWRRGARCTAGEWQGLPYRHIGAILAELEFQRYQPRRCLTELLAEFDLIQVVAGTPAWALVTREVGRPVCLFVATTVRMERVARLKRLRGWRKLWLAAMTRAVTAIELAALRHTACVFAESSYTRQLLAPLVPPERLVLSVPGIDTAFFRPGDYRYDGPLLSVGRWGDPRKNCRMLFAAYARLIQALPAAPKLILAGATAPSPEDLTFARSLGIERRVEIHVDLSREALRDLFQEASLFVLPSEEEGLGIVIIEAMACGLPVISTRCGGPETAVVEGETGYLTPVGDAQALANRMAELIEAPELRRRMGQAGRRVAEQRFSLEAAGKVYLDKYDELLSARRP; encoded by the coding sequence GTGTCGTCCGTAGCTCAATTCTTGCACCAGGTGCTGGAGCGGTCAGGGCGCTATCGTCCTGCGATCGTCTCGTTGGCAACCTCGTCCCGTGATCCTAACAGTGTGCGCCTGGTTGCTCCAGGTAGTTGGCGGCGAGGCGCGCGGTGCACCGCAGGAGAGTGGCAAGGTTTACCATATCGCCATATTGGCGCTATTCTTGCCGAGCTTGAGTTTCAGCGCTACCAGCCGCGCCGCTGCCTCACTGAGCTGCTAGCCGAGTTTGATTTGATCCAGGTTGTGGCCGGGACGCCGGCATGGGCCCTTGTGACCCGTGAGGTTGGTCGCCCGGTATGCCTGTTTGTAGCGACTACCGTGCGGATGGAGCGTGTCGCGAGGCTCAAGCGTTTGCGGGGTTGGCGCAAGCTCTGGCTCGCGGCAATGACCCGTGCCGTTACGGCGATCGAGTTGGCTGCGTTACGACATACGGCCTGTGTGTTCGCCGAGAGCAGCTATACGCGACAATTGCTCGCCCCTCTGGTTCCACCCGAGCGGCTGGTCCTCAGCGTTCCGGGCATTGATACGGCCTTCTTCCGGCCGGGCGACTATCGCTATGATGGGCCTCTGTTGAGCGTCGGCCGCTGGGGTGACCCGCGCAAGAACTGCCGAATGCTCTTCGCAGCCTATGCCAGGTTAATCCAGGCGCTCCCCGCGGCGCCGAAGCTGATTTTAGCCGGCGCCACCGCCCCCTCGCCGGAGGACCTGACCTTTGCGCGGTCCCTCGGAATTGAGCGTCGCGTTGAGATACACGTTGACCTCTCCCGCGAGGCGCTCCGCGATCTTTTTCAGGAGGCTTCGCTGTTTGTGTTGCCCTCTGAAGAAGAGGGGTTGGGCATCGTGATCATCGAAGCGATGGCCTGCGGCCTCCCGGTGATCAGCACCCGCTGCGGCGGGCCGGAGACGGCCGTAGTCGAAGGCGAGACCGGCTACCTTACCCCGGTTGGTGACGCGCAGGCTCTGGCCAATCGCATGGCCGAGCTCATTGAGGCGCCCGAGTTGCGCCGCCGTATGGGCCAGGCCGGCCGGCGCGTCGCTGAGCAGCGCTTTTCGCTGGAGGCGGCCGGGAAGGTCTACCTTGACAAGTACGATGAACTGTTGAGCGCCAGGAGGCCTTAG
- a CDS encoding oligosaccharide flippase family protein, which produces MRRYYHYILSSSSFGSALALTMGANVFLASLSLISGTLAARLLGPIGRGELAAIQTIPMLLAMLSTLGVPDALVYYSAREPDKALRWLSSAVCIASLGCLPFVIIGYFLLPLALEAQRSVIIQAAQVYLLWLPISAVFGFTIHPLRGRNELLVWNVLRIVPPLTWIGVLVFHTASSQRDPVGLSQDFLIWYSITGVLTAGFVAIRMRGGWRPSTERMRSLLRFGLPNMLGTLPAVINLRLDQILIAGFLGPKLLGLYVASLAWSNAVVPLVNAIAAVLLPRAAGASSEKRGAVIAQGTWLGLALSVVLAGIAAVLSPVIIPLLFGDAFKPAIPTAIILCLASGVSAFNQVLTAAIQSLERPQYLFIAEGVGVIVTLLLLWLLLPAFQLIGAAITSLLGYMVVSLLLGVFIGRETGPSLLFSNREISALINRFRERIFAQSDDSK; this is translated from the coding sequence ATGCGAAGATACTATCATTACATTCTGTCGTCATCATCTTTTGGGAGCGCGCTCGCCCTTACGATGGGCGCCAATGTCTTCCTGGCCAGCCTGAGCCTAATCTCTGGAACCCTCGCGGCCCGGCTATTAGGTCCAATTGGACGAGGAGAGCTGGCTGCAATCCAGACCATTCCGATGTTACTCGCGATGTTGTCTACATTAGGTGTGCCAGATGCTTTGGTCTACTACTCCGCAAGGGAACCTGATAAAGCTCTCAGGTGGCTGTCCTCTGCTGTGTGCATTGCTTCCCTTGGTTGTTTGCCTTTTGTGATAATCGGTTACTTTTTGCTGCCCCTGGCATTAGAAGCCCAGCGTTCAGTTATTATCCAGGCCGCGCAAGTTTATCTTCTTTGGCTGCCGATCAGTGCCGTCTTTGGTTTTACAATTCATCCGCTCCGTGGTAGAAACGAACTTCTTGTCTGGAATGTACTGCGAATCGTTCCGCCACTCACATGGATTGGTGTCTTAGTCTTTCATACAGCAAGCTCACAGAGAGATCCTGTCGGTTTGTCTCAAGATTTCTTGATTTGGTACTCGATTACCGGTGTTCTGACCGCTGGTTTCGTCGCCATTCGAATGAGGGGAGGTTGGCGCCCTTCAACAGAAAGGATGAGGTCACTGCTGCGTTTCGGACTGCCCAACATGTTGGGAACCCTGCCAGCGGTTATAAATTTGCGACTCGATCAGATTTTAATTGCGGGCTTTCTTGGCCCGAAACTTCTTGGTCTATATGTTGCGAGCTTAGCGTGGAGCAACGCAGTAGTTCCGCTTGTGAATGCTATTGCAGCAGTTCTACTCCCCAGAGCGGCTGGTGCATCATCAGAAAAAAGGGGGGCGGTGATCGCTCAGGGTACGTGGCTGGGCCTTGCACTTTCAGTCGTGCTTGCCGGAATTGCGGCAGTTCTTTCACCAGTGATTATTCCGTTATTGTTCGGAGACGCTTTCAAACCGGCCATACCAACTGCCATTATCTTGTGTTTGGCCAGCGGTGTGTCCGCGTTCAATCAAGTTCTTACGGCTGCAATACAGAGCCTCGAACGGCCTCAGTACCTTTTTATAGCAGAGGGTGTAGGTGTTATCGTTACACTTTTATTACTCTGGTTGCTTTTGCCAGCATTTCAGTTGATCGGCGCCGCGATTACGTCACTGCTTGGTTATATGGTCGTCTCATTATTGCTTGGTGTATTTATAGGCAGAGAAACCGGGCCGAGCCTTTTATTCTCGAATCGCGAAATCTCTGCGTTGATCAATCGATTTCGAGAAAGAATTTTTGCTCAGTCAGATGATAGCAAGTGA
- a CDS encoding glycosyltransferase yields MMRKFSLGIIQPRATQFDGPLFRRIAALPDLDLTVYFNKSTTPDIFHDPELGHTRQWDNDTLSGYRKIVSRGDVISQVKLLRIMLAANHDLIVVSGYREWLYIAIALAGKLRSIPVGIRTDNVLLYQKENSWKWRLKEATLPWFFKLYVTGHPTGTLARQYLRHYRFKDEALFLFPYNVDNDYLKSISSKIFAERDKSRANLGISPKDFVVLGILKFVPREDPMTLLRAYARLVKKCPDAHLILVGDGELRGSIEQLIAQEQLDKVHLAGFVSYSQLPRYLAISDVFVHPATRESWGVTVNEAMACGVPVITSDKVGSSADLITVGETGFVFRAGDHLALEDLLMKLRNDEKLRAKLSRNGSIRINEWSYEMTCRNLLMALQYVQAVRGTHSPQTDIHCSGEKKP; encoded by the coding sequence ATGATGCGCAAATTCTCGCTCGGCATTATTCAGCCTCGCGCAACCCAATTTGATGGGCCGCTGTTTCGCCGTATCGCCGCACTGCCCGATCTGGATTTAACTGTCTACTTTAATAAGTCAACAACTCCCGATATCTTTCATGATCCTGAATTAGGTCATACTCGTCAATGGGATAATGACACCTTGTCCGGATACCGCAAAATTGTCTCGCGCGGTGATGTGATCAGTCAGGTCAAGTTGCTTCGGATAATGCTTGCAGCCAACCATGATCTGATTGTAGTTTCGGGTTATCGAGAATGGTTGTATATTGCTATCGCATTAGCGGGAAAACTGCGCTCTATCCCGGTTGGCATTCGCACAGATAATGTGCTTCTCTATCAAAAGGAGAATTCGTGGAAGTGGCGCTTGAAAGAGGCGACGCTTCCGTGGTTTTTCAAGCTCTATGTTACGGGCCATCCTACAGGCACCCTGGCCAGGCAATACCTCAGACATTACAGGTTCAAGGACGAGGCGTTGTTTTTGTTTCCATACAATGTTGATAATGATTACCTGAAAAGCATTTCCAGCAAGATTTTTGCCGAGAGGGATAAGTCTCGGGCTAATCTGGGGATATCCCCAAAGGATTTCGTGGTTTTGGGTATTCTCAAGTTTGTGCCTCGCGAAGATCCTATGACGCTACTTCGCGCGTATGCGCGGCTGGTCAAGAAATGTCCTGACGCCCACCTGATCCTTGTAGGGGATGGTGAGCTTCGTGGCTCCATTGAACAGTTGATAGCGCAGGAGCAGCTTGATAAGGTCCATCTCGCCGGATTTGTCTCCTATTCGCAGTTGCCGCGATACCTTGCGATATCTGATGTCTTCGTACACCCGGCCACGCGGGAGTCGTGGGGCGTAACGGTGAATGAGGCCATGGCTTGCGGGGTTCCAGTGATCACAAGTGACAAGGTTGGCTCAAGCGCGGATCTTATCACGGTTGGTGAGACCGGATTTGTCTTTCGGGCGGGTGATCACCTGGCTCTGGAGGATCTTCTGATGAAGTTAAGGAATGACGAAAAACTGCGGGCTAAGCTGTCCAGGAATGGGTCTATCAGAATCAATGAGTGGTCATACGAGATGACCTGTAGAAACTTATTGATGGCGTTGCAGTATGTACAAGCAGTCCGAGGAACCCATTCACCGCAAACAGACATACACTGCTCTGGAGAAAAAAAGCCGTGA
- a CDS encoding FkbM family methyltransferase produces MATSSDNVKHPRAELRSEVQNRDKVRTAIRRVINVRGPIYQSASRLLNRYCVIKSEGFGVYRTLYRQPLPGETQRHVNFKNYPYPIYFRPGTTDVGELVDNLIRHQYGRIDRFIEPELIIDAGGYIGDVSIYFLNRFKNCTVKALEPNPANFAIAKQNLQPYSDRVKLLQKGLWNKEMTLYLSGSFSGASVINADTQGVEIECTTISNLLQSSGAVALDILKIDIEGAELEVLLNGSEWLPRTRLIIAEFHGEYIRKSCIDQLKMHGFRGYQYRSVNYFWNERFRQQ; encoded by the coding sequence ATGGCTACTAGCAGCGATAATGTTAAACATCCACGCGCCGAACTGCGTAGCGAGGTGCAAAACAGAGATAAGGTGCGCACGGCTATACGGCGCGTAATCAATGTCAGAGGACCTATTTACCAGTCTGCTTCCCGGTTACTAAACCGGTATTGTGTTATCAAGTCAGAGGGGTTTGGCGTGTATCGAACATTGTACCGTCAACCTCTGCCTGGAGAGACTCAGCGCCATGTGAATTTTAAGAACTATCCCTACCCAATTTACTTTCGGCCAGGAACAACGGACGTGGGCGAGCTAGTTGATAATCTGATAAGACATCAGTATGGCCGAATCGACAGGTTTATTGAACCAGAACTTATCATTGATGCAGGTGGCTACATCGGAGATGTGTCTATTTATTTCTTGAATCGATTTAAAAACTGCACTGTCAAAGCCCTTGAACCTAATCCGGCAAATTTCGCGATTGCGAAACAAAATCTGCAGCCATATTCCGATCGTGTCAAGTTGCTCCAAAAGGGCCTCTGGAATAAAGAGATGACACTGTATTTATCGGGTTCGTTTTCCGGGGCATCAGTGATAAATGCTGATACACAGGGGGTAGAGATTGAGTGCACAACGATCAGTAATCTATTACAAAGCTCTGGAGCCGTCGCTCTGGACATCCTAAAAATAGATATTGAGGGTGCAGAGTTGGAAGTGTTGTTAAACGGTTCGGAATGGCTGCCACGAACCAGACTGATCATCGCAGAATTTCACGGCGAATACATACGAAAGTCATGCATTGACCAGTTGAAGATGCACGGTTTTCGAGGATATCAATATCGAAGTGTGAACTACTTTTGGAATGAACGGTTTCGGCAACAATAA
- a CDS encoding GDP-mannose 4,6-dehydratase — protein MEAINHPIGPTFLITGGAGFIGSHLADALIGRGYRVLVIDNLSTGSIDNIAHLLNNPLFHFARASITDETVLDRLASQAQVVVHLAAAVGVQLIVDHPVHTIETNIMGTEVVLKAALRYRCRTLIASTSEVYGKGLKIPFSEDDDVLLGPTGRSRWAYAASKMVDEFLALAYQREFGLEVVPFRLFNTVGPRQTGQYGMVVPRFVRQALRGEPITVFGDGTQRRCFCDVRDAVEAIIGLALHPEAPGRLYNIGNPEEVSIRELAERVRRLTGSASPIVSVPYSEAYGPGFEDMQRRVPDTRRVQALLGWRATRSLDEILVSVVEYERSRAWSAADAPRVWAV, from the coding sequence GTGGAAGCTATTAATCACCCGATCGGGCCGACTTTCCTTATTACGGGCGGCGCCGGCTTCATCGGCTCGCACCTGGCGGACGCGCTGATCGGCCGGGGTTACAGGGTGCTGGTTATTGACAACCTTTCGACCGGAAGCATTGATAACATCGCCCACCTGCTGAACAACCCGCTGTTTCATTTCGCCCGGGCCAGCATCACCGACGAGACCGTACTGGACCGGCTGGCCTCGCAGGCTCAGGTCGTGGTGCACCTGGCGGCGGCCGTAGGGGTGCAACTGATCGTCGATCACCCTGTACATACGATCGAAACAAACATCATGGGCACCGAGGTAGTGCTCAAGGCCGCGCTGCGCTACCGCTGCCGGACGCTGATCGCCAGCACCTCGGAGGTCTACGGCAAGGGCCTCAAGATCCCCTTCAGCGAAGACGACGACGTGCTGCTGGGGCCGACGGGGCGCAGCCGCTGGGCCTACGCGGCGAGCAAGATGGTGGATGAGTTTCTGGCCCTGGCCTACCAGCGCGAATTCGGCCTGGAGGTGGTGCCCTTCCGGCTGTTCAACACCGTGGGCCCGCGGCAGACCGGGCAGTACGGCATGGTCGTCCCGCGGTTCGTGCGCCAGGCGCTGCGGGGCGAGCCGATCACCGTGTTCGGCGACGGCACGCAGCGCCGCTGCTTCTGCGACGTGCGTGACGCAGTGGAGGCGATCATCGGGCTGGCGTTGCACCCCGAGGCGCCGGGGCGCCTCTACAATATCGGCAATCCCGAAGAGGTGAGCATCCGGGAGCTTGCCGAGCGCGTGCGGCGCCTGACCGGCAGCGCCTCGCCGATCGTCAGCGTGCCCTACAGCGAGGCCTACGGCCCCGGCTTCGAGGATATGCAGCGCCGCGTGCCCGACACCCGCCGCGTCCAGGCCCTGCTCGGCTGGCGGGCCACCCGTTCGCTCGATGAGATTCTGGTCTCGGTGGTGGAGTATGAGCGCAGCCGCGCCTGGTCAGCGGCCGATGCACCTCGTGTATGGGCGGTATAG